The following proteins come from a genomic window of Miscanthus floridulus cultivar M001 chromosome 2, ASM1932011v1, whole genome shotgun sequence:
- the LOC136537914 gene encoding uncharacterized protein, with protein sequence MSGAGADTAPSSDDGDQHQQRSFRDAARRRERELAIARAIRAPLATVLRDHALLHLPPAAAARLRLVHPSWARALASPLFAVTHAATPRRASGLFIATAGYFLPLDAADTVPSPALAFLPASSPPTVLSSSRGLACCFSPADDAYFVCNPATGSWHGVPCPPCRITWPRPAVVVLFDAGVYNFRGDYALVCAFESAPGSGIYCFAVFTSGTGVWWVADAVAPAEGLVPSSGVDAGGTAWWRTAIGTAVGYSPVTGRVDLALCPGDSAQWEIGSAEGRLHCAVRDGGDVVVFRLDRHGGWEVAAAVSVAEILQWPWQPEPAFELSDSEDDDEEEAAGQAEVERAGAVIAVANRYSRVRVPSDDVRLLPFQGAEVEVVVLAGRRVVAFETVTRRRREAVLPDQPAGKDWGAVEYAAHTNTLALVAPVVFMEPPDDQAEVKS encoded by the coding sequence ATGTCCGGCGCCGGCGCGGACACAGCGCCGTCGAGCGACGACGGGGACCAGCACCAACAGCGCTCGTTCCGGGACGCGGCGCGTCGGCGGGAGCGCGAGCTCGCGATCGCGCGCGCCATCCGGGCGCCGCTGGCCACCGTGCTCCGCGACCACGCGCTGCTGCACCtcccgccggccgccgcggcgCGCCTCCGCCTGGTGCACCCGTCCTGGGCGCGGGCGCTCGCGTCCCCGCTCTTCGCCGTCACGCACGCCGCCACCCCGCGCAGGGCCTCGGGCCTCTTCATTGCGACAGCGGGCTACTTCCTCCCGCTCGACGCCGCCGACACCGTGCCGTCCCCGGCCCTGGCCTTCCTCCCGGCCTCGTCGCCGCCCACCGTGCTGTCGTCCTCGCGCGGCCTCGCGTGCTGCTTCTCCCCGGCCGACGACGCCTACTTCGTGTGCAACCCGGCGACGGGGTCctggcacggcgtgccgtgcccgCCGTGCCGGATCACCTGGCCGCGCCCCGCGGTCGTCGTCCTCTTCGACGCCGGCGTCTACAACTTCCGCGGCGACTACGCGCTCGTCTGCGCCTTCGAGTCGGCGCCAGGCTCCGGCATCTACTGCTTCGCGGTGTTCACGTCGGGGACCGGCGTGTGGTGGGTCGCCGACGCGGTCGCGCCCGCCGAGGGGCTCGTCCCTTCCTCGGGCGTCGATGCCGGCGGGACGGCCTGGTGGCGGACAGCCATCGGCACCGCCGTTGGGTACAGCCCTGTCACGGGCCGCGTCGACCTCGCGCTGTGCCCTGGGGACAGCGCCCAGTGGGAGATCGGCTCggccgagggcaggctccactGCGCCGTGCGCGACGGGGGCGACGTCGTGGTGTTCCGGCTCGACAGGCACGGTGGCTGGGAGGTGGCCGCCGCGGTCTCTGTCGCCGAGATACTGCAGTGGCCTTGGCAACCGGAGCCCGCTTTCGAGCTGTCCGActccgaggacgacgacgaggaggaggcggcgggtcAGGCAGAGGTGGAGCGCGCGGGGGCTGTCATTGCCGTGGCGAACAGGTACAGCAGGGTACGGGTGCCGAGCGACGACGTGAGGCTGCTGCCGTTCCAGGGCGCCGAGGTGGAGGTGGTTGTGCTGGCCGGCAGGAGAGTGGTGGCGTTCGAGACGGtgacgcggcggcggcgtgaggcCGTCCTGCCTGATCAGCCGGCAGGCAAGGACTGGGGCGCCGTGGAGTACGCCGCGCACACCAACACGCTCGCGCTGGTCGCGCCCGTGGTGTTCATGGAGCCTCCGGACGATCAGGCAGAGGTGAAATCGTAA